The window TGAAAAATTATGTTTTTGTTAATTTCAGTTACATCAATTTTAAAATTGTAAGTAGGCATAAAATTATATCAAATTCAACGAGTTTACAATTTATTAAAAATTCAAGGAGGTTTGGTTATGTTCAAAAAGACGGTAGCCCTTATCACCATCGCCCTTTTATTAACGGCTGCAATAGCAGGTTGCGCCGGTAAAAGCGGCGGTCAGCAGGCCGGTGGGCAAAAATTCATTACCATCGCTACCGGCGGTACTGCGGGAACTTACTTCCCCCTCGGTGGCGCACTGGCTGACATCTGGAATAAAAACATTAAGGGCGTAAACGCTACTGCTCAGAGCACCGGTGCTTCGGTAGCAAACGTAAACCTCTTAAAAGATGGAAAAGCTGACGTAATCTTCGTACAAAACGATATCGCTTACTACGCTGCCAACGGTACTGAAATGTTCAAAGACAATAAATACGAAGACATTAAAGGTCTTACAACCCTTTATCCCGAAACCGTCCAGATAGTTACCTTAGCCGGTAAAAACATCAAGAGTGTAGCCGACCTGAAGGGTAAAAAAGTAGCGGTAGGTGCGGCAGGAAGCGGTGCAGAAGCTAACGCAAGACAGATTTTAGAAGCTGCTGGAATCACCTACAACGATATAAGTGCACAATACTTGAGCTTTGCCGAAGCCGCAAACAACTTAAAAGACGGTAACATCGATGCGGCGTTCTTGACAGCAGGATTCCCGACAGCTGCGGTTCAGGACATAGCGGCATCCAAGAAGATCGAGCTTAT of the Thermovenabulum gondwanense genome contains:
- a CDS encoding TAXI family TRAP transporter solute-binding subunit, encoding MFKKTVALITIALLLTAAIAGCAGKSGGQQAGGQKFITIATGGTAGTYFPLGGALADIWNKNIKGVNATAQSTGASVANVNLLKDGKADVIFVQNDIAYYAANGTEMFKDNKYEDIKGLTTLYPETVQIVTLAGKNIKSVADLKGKKVAVGAAGSGAEANARQILEAAGITYNDISAQYLSFAEAANNLKDGNIDAAFLTAGFPTAAVQDIAASKKIELISLDDALVSKLMEKYPYYTKIVIPANTYSGVDHDVNTVAVKAMLAVSSKMDEETAYNLVKTMYANLDRLKAAHKAGEQIKQETGKEGMSIPLHPGAEKFFKEIGK